A genomic stretch from Setaria viridis chromosome 1, Setaria_viridis_v4.0, whole genome shotgun sequence includes:
- the LOC117842779 gene encoding NAC domain-containing protein 4, with protein sequence MEHDVHHHQLLQQQQTMELPPGFRFHPTDEELITHYLTRKAADPRFAPRAVGEADLNKCEPWDLPARATMGEKEWYFFCVKDRKYPTGLRTNRATESGYWKATGKDREIFRGKALVGMKKTLVFYTGRAPRGGKTGWVMHEYRLDGKHAGTSSRSSLIPSIRAGASKDEWVLCRVFKKSIEPPLVAAGGKRSSGPCVEVADVVGPSSMSMADDLAACALPPLMDVSGGSGGGAMSLSAVAGIELPPPAQHVTCFSNALQGQFLNPPFLLPSAGPAAAADHHLAMASSASPFLASMMQAAQYDGAADVGGMVHELLQEGGGWYSKLGERERLSGGGGASQDTGLTSEVNPGEISSRQHMDHAASLWGY encoded by the exons ATGGAGCACGACGTGCACCACCaccagctgctgcagcagcagcagaccaTGGAGCTCCCTCCGGGGTTCCGGTTCCACCCCACCGACGAGGAGCTCATCACGCACTACCTCACCAGGAAGGCCGCCGACCCCCGCTTCGCCCCGCgcgccgtcggcgaggccgACCTCAACAAGTGCGAGCCATGGGACCTGCCCG CTCGGGCGACGATGGGGGAGAAGGAGTGGTACTTCTTCTGCGTCAAGGACCGCAAGTACCCGACGGGGCTGAGGACGAACCGGGCCACCGAGTCCGGCTACTGGAAGGCGACGGGCAAGGACCGGGAGATCTTCAGGGGCAAAGCCCTCGTCGGCATGAAGAAGACGCTCGTCTTCTACACGGGGAGGGCACCCAGGGGAGGCAAGACCGGCTGGGTCATGCACGAGTACCGCCTCGACGGCAAGCACGCCGGcaccagcagcaggagcagcctCATCCCCTCGATCAGAGCTGGCGCGTCAAAG GACGAGTGGGTGCTGTGCAGGGTGTTCAAGAAGAGCATCGAGCCGCCGTTGGTGGCTGCTGGCGGCAAGAGGTCGTCGGGCCCATGCGTGGAGGTGGCGGACGTCGTGGGGCCGTCGTCCATGTCCATGGCGGACGACCTCGCCGCGTGCGCGCTGCCTCCGCTGATGGACGtgtccggcggcagcggcggcggcgccatgtcgCTTTCTGCGGTGGCGGGTATTGAGCTGCCGCCACCGGCACAACACGTGACCTGCTTCTCCAACGCGCTGCAGGGCCAGTTCCTGAACCCACCCTTCCTGctcccctccgccggccccgcggcggccgcggaccACCACCTCGCCATGgcgtcctccgcctcgccgtTCCTGGCGAGCATGATGCAGGCGGCGCAGTACGACGGCGCCGCGGACGTGGGCGGCATGGTGCATGAGCTCCTGCAGGAGGGCGGCGGGTGGTACAGCAAGCTGGGAGAGAGGGAGCGGctgagcggtggcggcggcgcgtcgcagGACACCGGCCTCACCTCGGAGGTGAACCCCGGCGAGATCTCGTCGCGGCAGCACATGGATCACGCAGCCTCCCTTTGGGGCTACTGA
- the LOC117863297 gene encoding uncharacterized protein, translated as MAPRSRLLDLERHDVLFFYGAYHHGEQPASVATHHTLVFWPVFLVAALHLHLVAPFPHAAVDAAACAGLYVACCFLLDHAARRPSSAGPTAVASRSTAQCTTKEGYTIEQHSEVRGDQDQ; from the coding sequence ATGGCGCCTCGCAGCCGCCTCCTGGACCTGGAGAGGCACGACGTGCTCTTCTTCTACGGCGCCTACCACCACGGCGAGCAGCCAGCAAGCGTGGCCACCCACCACACGCTCGTCTTCTGGCCCGtcttcctcgtcgccgccctgcacctccacctcgtcgccccgttcccgcacgccgccgtcgacgccgccgcctgcgcgggGCTCTACGTCGCCTGCTGCTTCCTCCTCGAccacgcggcgcggcggccttcCTCTGCCGGGCCGACGGCGGTGGCCTCTCGCTCCACTGCTCAGTGCACGACGAAGGAAGGCTATACGATCGAGCAACATTCAGAAGTTCGTGGTGATCAGGATCAGTGA
- the LOC117859699 gene encoding uncharacterized protein, with amino-acid sequence MAPRSRLLDLETQDVLFFYGDLVGVATHAIVFWPVLLAAALILRLIAPLLPHAAAACAGLYVAYRFLLHRAARSLSSSAGSPAAPSHTRPVVCA; translated from the coding sequence ATGGCGCCTCGGAGCCGCCTCCTCGACCTGGAGACGCAGGACGTGCTCTTCTTCTACGGCGACCTCGTCGGCGTGGCCACCCACGCGATCGTCTTCTGGcccgtcctcctcgccgccgcccttaTCCTCCGCCTCATCGCGCCGTTATtaccgcacgccgccgccgcctgcgcgggGCTCTACGTCGCCTaccgcttcctcctccaccgcgccgCGCGGTCGCTGTCTTCCTCTGccgggtcgccggcggcgccgtctcACACCAGGCCAGTAGTCTGCGCATGA
- the LOC117841600 gene encoding 2-hydroxy-palmitic acid dioxygenase MPO1, translating into MAKPRGGGGGGLLDLEGHYAFYGAYHSNPVNVGIHELFVWPIFLTALLLLHLTAPSAHAAGIGAAVYGAYYFLLDRRAGALAAFLCFLCWAASGALAARLGFSAGWKVVLVAQLLCWTMQFIGHGVFEKRAPALLDNLVQAFLMAPFFVLLEILHTFGGYEPYPGFHDKVSKLIEEARKEWEDNKSKKSS; encoded by the exons ATGGCGAagcctcgcggcggcggcggcggcggcctcctggaCCTGGAGGGGCACTACGCCTTCTACGGCGCGTACCACAGCAACCCTGTCAACGTGGGCATCCACGAGCTCTTCGTCTGGCCCATCTTCCTCaccgcgctgctgctgctccacctCACCGCCCCGTCCGCGCACGCCGCCGGCATCGGCGCCGCGGTCTACGGGGCATACTACTTCCTCCTCGACCGCCGCGCGGGCGCGCTCGCGGCCTTCCTCTGCTTCCTCTGCTGGGCCGCCAGCGGggccctcgccgcccgcctcgggTTCTCCGCTGGATGGAAG GTTGTATTGGTGGCTCAATTGTTATGTTGGACTATGCAATTCATTGGTCATGGAGTTTTCGAG AAGCGAGCGCCTGCTCTCCTTGACAATCTTGTCCAGGCTTTCTTGATGGCTCCATTCTTTGTGCTGCTAGAG ATTCTTCACACATTCGGTGGGTACGAACCATATCCTGGCTTCCACGACAAGGTGAGCAAGTTGATCGAAGAGGCTCGGAAGGAATGGGAGGACAACAAATCAAAGAAATCATCATGA